Within the Rosa rugosa chromosome 2, drRosRugo1.1, whole genome shotgun sequence genome, the region CAGAAAGGCTAGTGCAATGAATATGAACATGAATATAGTCACTCTCTCAAATGCCACACATGTTTCAGCACAAATAGAGATTATTTTTTagaaacaaaaaaggaaaaaaagaaaaagaaaaaaccattgGAATAATCCACCAACTTCAAAGCCAACGTCTATTccctctgctagggtttgagagaacgCAGCCCATGGGTATGCGTATCTGCAACTTCCTCCATCTCCGATGGAGCAAAATTCTGGCACTTCCCCTGGTGTCGCAGCTATCGAGCACGGTCCAGGCCGTCTCTCCCTTTTATCTGTTCTTCTCCAAGGAGTCGAGGTCCTCGACCAGTGTTGAAGCGAGGCCGTTCACTCCTCCTCAGATTGGTTCGATCTGGACTTTGTGGTCGCCTTTGGTTCGTCGTCCTCTTGGATTAGGGGTTGTTGGTGACAGGGAAGTTTGGGATCCAGGGATCCTGACGGTATCTTGTTTTCCAGTATGTCTCAAACTACCAGAGGCGATGGCAAATTTGGTGAGATCGTGGCGTTTGTGTTTGGAGAAACGGTCATTTTCCGAGTTCGGTCAGGTTCTGCTTAGGTCCCTTGGTGGGCAGGATTCGACGACCGGAAGATGCAGAAAGGTAGATGGTGGGCTGCCGGCGTGTGGGTCAGCTTTGATGGGAGCCATCGTCGCCTGGGCTGGTTCGATCGTGGTTGGTGTCAGGCTTAGGAGTCGATTTTCGATCCGGCTTTCCAGGGCGATGAAGAGGCGATGGGAGCGGTGCCTGGGCGACATCTGTACTGCGGTCAGTATTGGCATTGGTGGCGGCGGGGGTTGTCGGGTTGATGGAGCCGTGAGTTTCTTTCTCCGACGAAGGGCGGTGGAGCGGTGGTCGAACCCAAGGTCAGAGACGCGATCATGGTTGGTGCCCAGAGAGGCGTTGGGTGCCCAAAGTACCCTGGTGGGCCTAGGCCTCTATTCTGTTGGGTTGCTCAAGTGGAATTTGGGCTGGGCCTTCCTTGGGGCTTGGCAGCTGGTGAATGAGTCCGAAGTTGTTAgggttcgcatttgggatccaggagactGTTTTTGGGCCCTAAATTTATTTGCATGTTGGAATTGCTTCTTTggttacttaggtagaagattgctctctattcagCGCATTTTGTTGCGTGGGgtaggcaaggtcggtcacactaccgacggttaccttgatagaaggttaccctctattcgacgtatatctttgcgtggaagtacggttgaccatactattggtaccgttttacatagcccggaCTCTGTTTGGTgcatcatcaaatgcttaattgcatcccttcgtacccttgctaggttttatttccaatgctttgttgcatctagtatttctcttgctattttatattttgatgtagtttctacatctatcagttgtaatttttattctgtttattattaataaaattgagttgacagtttctcaaaaaaaaaaaaaaaaaaaaaaagccaacgTCTATTTGCGCCAAAAAATTACTAGAAAACAGCATCAAAATTCAGTTACACCAACCCCAAAACCACCTTCCCATGTCACTTCTCTGGTTTTGAGAGTCCAAAATAGAGCAACCGCATTCTGCCTGTGCGACACGTGTCTTGGGAGCCCACGTGTATTTCGTTGTAGACCTGCCACGTCAGCTTTTCCTCCCTGTCACTTcatccttttgttttctttagaaAACCAAACTAGGCAAAACTAGCTGAAGTTGATTCACTTTACTTCCTAAAAGGCCATGGCAGAAAGCTACGAagcactcaacccagattcttCCCCCTTATTAATACTCACCCCTCCACATTTTCTACACTACAAGCAAAAATCTCTCAGTGACAACAACATTGCTCTCATTTTAACTCAAACAAAACCTTTTCATTTCTCTTCATCACCGGCCACCTCAATGGCTTCATCATATGCAGAGTCATCGAGAAGAGGAGTAAAGAGGAAACGCCAAAACAACTGCAACCGCCGTGATGATTCCTGGGTGTTTGATGTTCACAGTGATCTTGTGGAGGAAATCTTCACTCACCTGCCGATAAAGCAGTGTGTGCAGATAGGGCTGGTGGCCAAGGAGTTTCGGGGAACGTGGCGAAAATGCCGGAATCCCGACTTCGGGAGAGAATTCGCCGCCACCCAACGCTACCGGTTGGCTTACAGTGCCGCCGTGGATCATGTCATTGGATCCCaccacaaagaagaaaagatcaaAACCCTTCGGTTGTGTTTTTGACCCGTCTGGAGTTGAGTTTCTTCTTGAGGAGTGGGTCCAAGAATTGGTCAGGAAAGGAGTCGAGGAGCTCGATCTCGACGTCTTCCAGGCGACGATGCCATTTTGTGTCCCCACCAATGCTAAAGAGGCAACGCTCAAGGAGCTCAAGTTGTCTTATTCGATGATCCGGATGCCGTTTAATCTGAAGGCTCTAGTGTCTCTGACCACCATGGTTCTGAGGCAGGTTGATCTGACAGACCTGATCGTCGAGGCCGTGTTCGAAAATTGTGCTCATCTCGAGACCTTTGACATAGCTGACTGCTATATATGGAGTGAGGAATATGAAGGTGAAGGCGAACTTTAAGGAGTTGAAGGTGGGAGGGTGTCCGGAGATATCGAGCCTCGAGATTAGTGCCTCGAGGCTTCGATGTCTCTACTACAATGGGGTGGTGAAACGCTTCAACATATCTGAGCCTTCATTGTTCTTGAACGAAgccattttgaatttttttttccctcaaaagGGTACACCAACCCTTGCTTGTTGAAAAGCTTATTGCTGATACCTCCAGTGTGAGAGTGCTCACCTTTACTAGCACATTTCTTGAGGTAGTGAATGACTTTAACCCAAAACCCTAACCACTCGGATTAATTTATCAGTGTTTTGGTTGAGAAGTTTGTTTGGTGGTTATTTAAATTATTAATGTTCTTTGTGAATAATTAGGGCTTGGCTGCCAAGATTCGCCATGGTTCTATTCAAGTGATGCAGTTTTGCTTCTGGAACTTGAGGGAGCTCCAAATAGTCATGCAGGATTCGAGTTCACTAATGCCGGAGATGTTGTCTCTTTTATCAAAAACTGTCCAAGGCTGGAGAATTTGTTTATTGAGGTGAGTGGATCTAAATATCATGACTGTGAGTTGTTTTTGTTTGCTTAAATGTAGTTATTCTAACAGTTAATTTGCAGCTGCATTCTTTCTTTCGGTGTTTTTAAAAGTAAAATGGTTAAGTGACCATGAGGAAGTCAGGAAACACGGTGTGGGTCATGGTCAAAATTGCAGCAAGTGACTACTATCCAAACAGAAATGACAAGCATATATACAATGCAACTATGGAAAGAAATAATAGTCTCATAGCACTAATGAACGTAGTTGGTGGCTTGGTgacaaaagaaacaaaccaaaGTCCGGAATTGAGGAATCACATTTTGATTAGCATCAAGATGATTCCTAATCCCCAAATTCTAATGAGAATTTTATCAAGGGATATTTAGACATAGCCAAGCACATTGCACACTACTGCTAATATCAGATAAAATACATAACATGCAAGGTCTTAAAATTTTAACCAAGAGAGGTCATCctaaaacaaaaatagatatatatCAAGTCTTTGccttcactctcatgccatgCTTCAAGTCTTCACCCCATCAGAAGTCTTCACTCCCATCCCGGCCTCTGCAATAAACCGGAAGCAGCGGTAAGGTAGAGAGAGCAAGAGTTTAATCAACAGAATTTATACAGTTTCTAAGGATTGAGAGCAAGAGTTACAATGCATAAGGTGTCTCACTTTATCATATGAAAATTATAGATTATTTTCTACTGTCTCCAAGGATTGAGAGCAAGAATGACAATGCAAAAGGTGGTTTACATGATTAATTTTCAACATAGTAAATGGATTTCCCATGGCTTCTATATGTATTATATGAGCATTAGCAACCTACTTTTCCTACTTGGATTGAAGATTGGTCCAATTGTTGTCCTTCCTTTAATCATTCCTAGTTGTTTGCTACTACTATTTACTTTCTTTGTACTTGGGAAGATGTCTGTGATGTATCTGATTAAACCGGATTCTTGATGGAAACAGTAGCATGGTTTagagacaagctagtgtactggtgggtatgagataccctcatttacaactatttgaacaaaaatttacaagtatttgaaccaaaattacaacattgagaacaaaagttaccatattcatttacactatttacatatagttaaacaaaaattacaacattgacaacgaatttgttcaaaagcttgtaaaaatgtcgtaagaggtgtaattaccattattagaactaagattacaacattaACAACgaattgttcaaaaacttgtaaaatgtcgtaagaggtgtaattaccattattagaactaagattacacaaaataggtctcaaattacaactttgacaacaaaatttgttctcacttttgtaaatgtgggtatgagatatccaccactacactagaatttcccgcATGGTTTATATGTCATCAACATTTATACATATTTTGTGACAACAAAATTATTTGAATACAAAACAACAAAGATTAAATGGTTGCGTATGCTAGGGTATTTGTTGTTACCTTTGGCAACActcttatatatttttattgattaccaaaaaaaaaaaaaaaaagtcaaaacaaaTCTGCAAATAATAAAAGAGTGAACGAATGTCCAAAATTGCATATAACAGTTATAATATCAGAGTGAAAAAGACAAAGATAACAACATGGGAACCTAACTAAACAACAATGAACGTAGAATTCATATCAAGTGATCTAACTCAAACATTGAATCAACCTTACCTAATAGCTATATATACATTACAACAAGTTGTTCTTATATATATAGGTACAGCGCGCAATGGTTTTGATAGGGCTGGTTCAGATCGTAGCAAGAccattaatcaatttatttacttatttcTTTCACGAAAATAGAgatttaaaacaaaattaacCGGAGTAAGAAAAATCAAACAAGATTGCAAGCTGAAAGGATAGTAATCTGGACAAAGAAAAATCACAAGGAAACAAGTAATCTGACTTAAAACAAGATTGTAAAGGTCGAGCAAAGCAAAGCATAACATAAGTATTTACCTTCAGCGACAACCACTGAGGCCGAAGAGGACAGCGACAACCAACGGAAATGGCCTGATTGAGAGGGTCTGGTCTGGAGAAGAGAGCTCAGATTATATGGTCTGACAGGGGTAGCTGACAATGGGAGACTCTTTGGGAGCATGCCAGCAATCACTTTGCTGGCCTCAATCCTTCTCACCCTCAGACCAAATAATCTTAGCCTTCTTCTCCAGCACAATGTTGAAATCCATAGCCCTGCGGATCAAGCTCTCCCGTCGATCGGGAACGAGGTTGTGAAGGCGGTGGTGGCGCAGTTCAACGCCGATACCGCCTTCAGAACCTCGTTCCCGATCGAGGGGAGGACGTTCTTGTCGTACTCGAACCTAGGGTTTTCAAGATCTGAGAGAGGCGATTAACATCGGGGCGGACGAGAACCCGAGAACCCTAAGGGTGAGGTCGACCATCTGGAGATCCTTGGTGCAGGAGACGTAGGAGAACTCGTGAGGCCGGATTCGGATGTCGAAGATGTAGGAAGACGTGGGGATCACGAACTTGTCGTACCGGCCGATTTTGGTGAGGAAGGGCACGGCGGCGCTTCCCATAGTTTGAGGATGTGAGGGTCGAACTCGGTTAGGGTAAAATGCAAAGgaaattatacatatactaaAGCCCAAAGAGCACTATTTATAACACTGTTGCTAGCACTGTTCAATGGAATTTAGCTAATGGGTGTTCTTATCAATTCTCGCCCCCATAAGTAAGGACCTGTCCTCAGGCCTGGAATTGGGGAAAACGATTCATCAGGGAGTGGGCCTCCTCCTAAGTCGCGTCCTCAGCTGGAAGTAGGACTGGGCACCTCAAACCGGAAAACCGATCCCGTACCGAAACGCCATTTTCGGTACGGGATGGCCTATTCGCAGAACGCCATGGCCTATTTTTAATGACATTTTCAGAACGCCATGGCCTATTCTCATTCATACACTTACCAAACGTCATGAAAACATTTTTAATGACGTTTTCAGAACGCCATGGCCTATTCTCATTCATGACACTTACCAAACGTCATGAAAACATTTTTAATGACGTTTTCAGAACGCCATGGCCTATTCTCATTCATGACACTTACCAAACGTCATGAAAACATTTTTAATGACTTTTTCAGAATGCCATGGCCTATTCTCATTCATGACACTTACCAAACGTCATGAACAAATTTTAATGACGTTTTCAGAATGCCATGACCTATTCTCATTCATGACACTTACCAAACGTCATGAAAACATTTTTAATGACGTTTTTCAAACGTCATAAGAGTGATGACAGTTTAAAAACGTCATTAAATAGTAAGACTTACAATGACATTTCGAAAACGTCATAAACTTCAGACGAAATATTGATCCATGACGTTTTCATcagaaaacgtcatagaaaggGTATTTAATGACGTTTTTGAGCAAATGTCATCTAAATATTGTCATATTTGTAGTAGTGTATATAGGTACAGCACGCAATGGTTTTGATAGGGCTGGTTCAGATCGTAGCAAGAccattaatcaatttatttacttatttcTTTCACGAAAATAGAgatttaaaacaaaattaacCGGAGTAAGAAAAATCAAACAAGATTGCAAGCTGAAAGGATAGTAATCTGGACAAAGAAAAATCACAAGGAAACAAGTAATCTGACTTAAAACAAGATTGTAAAGGTCGAGCAAAGCAAAGCATAACATAAGTATTTACCTTCAGCGACAACCACTGAGGTCGAAGAGGACAGCGACAACCAACGGAAATGGCCTGATTGAGAGGGTCTGGTCTGGAGAAGAGAGCTCAGATTATATGGTCTAACAGGGGTAGCTGACAATGGGAGACTCTTTGGGAGCATGCCAGCAATCACTTTGCTGGCCTCAATCCTTCTCACCCTCAGACCAAATAATCTTAGCCCTCTTCTCCAGCACAATGTTGAAATCCATAGCCCTGCAGATCAAGCTCTCCCGTCGATCGGGAACGAGGTTGTGAAGGCGGTGGTGGCGCAGTTCAACGCCGATACCGCCTTCAGAACCTTGTTCCCGATCGAGGGGAGGACGTTCTTGTCGTACTCGAACCTAGGGTTTTCAAGATCTGAGAGAGGCGATTAACATCGGGGCGGACGAGAACCCGAGAACCCGAGAACCCGAGAACCCTAAGGGTGAGGTCGACCATCTGGAGATCCTTGGTGCAGGAGACGTAGGAGAACTCGTGAGGCCGGATCCGGATGTCGAAGATGTAGGAAGACGTGGGGATCACGAACTTGTCGTACCGGCCGATTTTGGTGAGGAAGGGCACGGCGGCGCTTCCCATAGTTTGAGGATGTGAGGGTCGAACTCGGTTAGGGTAAAATGCAAAGgaaattatacatatactaaAGCCCAAAGGGCACTATTTATAACACTGTTGCTAGCACTGTTCAATGAAATGACCACTTTACCATTATCTTTTGATTTGAATTacaatcttttttctttttttttaaattctgcCATAtactttaaattttttttattaaaaataaaaataattctGTTTTATATTTGTAAATTTCTACAAATCAtagaaaaattttatttttttgttgtatCTCATTTGTTGTTAATCTATTAatatatttctcaaaaaaaaaaaaaaactattaatcTATTATcaacaataaaacaaaacaaatcatattttaAGTAACGCTTATTAATCTATtttcaacaacaaaacaaaacaaatcatatatatattttttttgaacgGAACAAATCATATTTTAAGTAACGCTGATGTTTTTTAGATTGCGAGTATTCATCTATTACATATGaaacttgataaaaaaaatctgAATTCTTTCACTGCATGATTAAAATATATTATACGAATTTCTCCATCAGAATTAGTAAGTTCAAACCAAATAAAATCTGTAAATTTCAATAAAGACAATTGGTATTTCTACTATGAAATGTTACAAAATCAATCATAATCTCCACCATGTAACAATTAAgccccgcagcaaagcgcgggcactTTTTCTAGTTGTATATATATAGTAGGTGCCAGAACAGAGAAAAGgataaaaaaaacagagaattCAAAACATACTTTTCATTCATACCCCATAAAATTGGAAGACTACAATTTTAAAGGTGCTGAAAGGATGGAGTCCACCTCGTGGATCAACGACAAGTGTTCAAATCTTACAATCCTTATCCCACTTGCTAGCTGGCATAAAACAACCGTTACAGAAGGATAATTGTGAATATTGATAGCTAGCTACTGGTGTGGTTTTGGAATTTAGCTAATGGGTGTTCTTATCAATTCTCGCCCCCATAAGTAAGGACCTGTCCTCAGGCCTGGAATTGGGGAAAACGATTCATCAGGGAGTGGGCCTCCTCCCAAGTCGCGTCCTCAGCTGGaagtagggctgggcacctCAAACCGGAAAACCGATCCCGTACCGAAAATTGGCGGGACAGAACGATTTGAAAACATGAAAATCCACTATTTgggcccgtcccgtcccgttcCGTTAAAAAGGGACGGGCTTCAGTTCAGAACGTAGGAATCCCGCGAAGGCTTGGCCCGGCCcgaattaattttatttattatgtttttcttatttttctatttatatggCAGTTGATTGGTTGATTTTCGAGTCTATAGTCTTAATATGAACTCGAGCACACTGGATAGGCTGATTCTAACGGTAAGATAATCCCTAATTCTCATCCCAACGGTAACCACTCAATCACTCACCGTTCTGATCGATTCCAAGCTTAGAACCCTAGATCCCCAATTCATCGTTCATCAATTCAACacatcaagtcatcaacatCACCGATTCCCAAATTCAGCAACTTCCGAGTCATCAATTTCAGTTCAACAAGATCTTGCAGAAGCTGATGGCTAGAGGGAAGAAAATAGCTCGACCTCGATCAGATGCTTCTAGTCTTGAGGATTCTTCAACAGCCACATCACCAGCTTTTCCTGCACAGCTCGAAGCTACAAGCCAACCCGAAGCTGCAAATCGGCCAAATCCAACTCTTGAAGTAGGTCAAGTAGCTGCAAATCAACCTGCTGCAAGTCAACCTTCTGGAAGCGAAGCTGCTGCATCTGTAGGTGAGGCTCCTTCTGAAAAATCAGGTATAAAACGTAGCTTTGTTTGGGACCATTTTAAAGAGTATGATAAGATTGAACATGCAAAAGATGCTGATGGAAAAGACATTCAGATAGTTCATAAGAGAGCTCATTGCATCTACTGTCCTAGGGGAAAGGTTGGTGATTTTGCTGTTGACAGTTCTAAGAATGGCACTTCTGGTATGATTAGGCATATTAACATGAATTGTAGATATTATCCTCCTAATATGGATAAGTCGCAGAAAAATCTTGTTGGTGATAAATGTAAGGGCAATAGACTGACCACAGTAACTTATAGTCAAGATGATTATTTAGAAGCTTGTGTAGAGATGGTTGTCATTGATGAGCTTCCTTTTAGTTTTGTGGAGAAGAAAGGCTTTAATAGATTTTTGTGTTAAAGTGTGTCCTCTTTTTGATGTTCCCTCTAGAAAGAAATTGTGTAGGACCTTTCTAAGTATGTATGATACTTCAAAGAAGGATTTGAGGAAGACTTTGAGGAAGTATAGGTTGAGTCTAACCACCGATACTTGGACTAGTGTTCAAAATGTCAATTACATGGTTCTTACTGCCCATTTCATTGACATAGATTGGAAGATGCACAAGAGGGTTATTAATTTCTGTGTGATTCAAAATCATCAAGGGTCATCAATAGGGAAGCTTATTGAGTCATGTTTAGTGCATTGGGGAATTGAGAAAGTCATGTGCATTACAGTTGATAATGCCTCTGCAATCAAGTCTGATTTAGAGTGGCTTGTGTCTAAAATGAACAAGTCTGCATCTTATCAGCAGATTTTGAGTGGCAAATACATGCATGTGAGATGCACTGCTCACATCACTAACTTAATAGTGGGGCATGGCTTAAAGAGGTTGCAAAAGTCTGTGTTAGCAATTAGGAATGCAGTGAAGTTTGTGAGATCTTCTGCAAACAGATTGGATATTTTTAAGAAGActgtggagagagagaagcttCCCTGTAAGGGACTTGTGTGTTTGGATGTCCCAACTAGGTGGAACAACACCTATCTAATGTTGGAAGCAGCTTTGAAGTTCAAGAAAGCATTTACAGTGAtggctgaagatgaagatagcAATTTTGCAAACTACTTCAAGGAACCAGATGAAGAATATGATGAAGATGGAAATCTTGTACCAAGCAAGAATAAGAGAAATAGGGTTGGACCTCCAGAAGTGGGAGATTGGGAGAAGGCTAAGGTCTTTGTGGAGTTTCTAAGAGTATTCTATGATGTCACATTGAGAGTTAGTGCATCATTGCACCCCACTGTACACACAACTTTCCATGATGTGATTACCATGGAAAAAAACATAGAGAACATGTTTTTGGCACCTGAGATTGCTAGTGGATCAGAAACTGAGAAAATATTGATGGATATGGCAGCCAACATGAGATCTAGATGGTTAAAGTACTATGGTTCATTTCATGAAATCAATCACATGATCATCATTGGCCTTGTATTAGATGCAAGGTTCAAGTTGAAGAATGTGACTCACATCTTTCAAACTTAAGGTTTAGATGATGATGAGGTGCAGAGAAGAACCTTGGAAATTAAAACCCTTCTACTTGCTCTCTATGATCAGGTATTACACTAGTTCCATACTTCCATTGTTTGAATTTCAGTTGCTTACTTGGtctcaaatatatattaatttctaTCTTTTTTGTCTTAGTATGTCCTGGTTGTAGATGGAGGTAGACACCTGCAAAGGCAGCAATCTCCAAGCTCTTCGTCTAGCACAGTTACAAGTAGGAGCAGCAGAGGAGGAGTTAGAGGCCAGCTGCTCAATAATTGGAAGAAGGTTGTTGAAGAAAGCAGTGAGGCAGTGGTAGCACATGAAGTGGATCAATACCTGGATGCTCCATTGGACCCAACTGATGATGAAGATTGCTTTGACATCATGTGCTGGTGGAAGATAAATGGCTGCAAGTTTCCAGTATTGGCAGCAATAGCAAGGGATGTTCTTGGAATTCAGACCTCCACAGTGGCTCAGAGTCTTGTTTTTCAACAGGAGGCAGAGTGATTGACTGTTTTAGGAGCTCATTAACTCCTAAAACAGTGGAGGGATTGATTTGCATGCAGAACTGGTTGCTAGGTGATGATATTGCAGAGGTTGTTGATGATTGCTCAATTGAAAACCTTGAGttttatgaagaagttgagAAAGGTAtctactttttagtttttacatgTGTTTTCACTGTTTTCAGTATTTTCAGTGCATAGGCATTtacatcacttttttttttttcttttgcagacCATGAAAGCACTGCATCTAGCAAAACTAATGTGTGTCCAGCTCCAATTCCAAGAGCAAAAGGCAAGGGAAAGCTTGGGGCAGTTGGTAATGTGATAGATATTTGAACCTTGAAGATTTCATTTAGTTGTGTGCACATCTTTTCAGTTATGGCTTAAGTGTTTAAGAACTTAATCTTTTACAATTTGGAATTGAAGTGTTTAGTTGTGTGGACTGTAATGGATTATTGGATTATGCAAATTTGGTCTTCTTtgaatcttttcttcttttttagctTTTACCTGCAACTTGCAGGTTTGGTAATTTTCTCATTTGGTATGCATTATGGcattatgcaatattgcaataTGCATATTTG harbors:
- the LOC133730078 gene encoding zinc finger BED domain-containing protein RICESLEEPER 2-like, which produces MCITVDNASAIKSDLEWLVSKMNKSASYQQILSGKYMHVRCTAHITNLIVGHGLKRLQKSVLAIRNAVKFVRSSANRLDIFKKTVEREKLPCKGLVCLDVPTRWNNTYLMLEAALKFKKAFTVMAEDEDSNFANYFKEPDEEYDEDGNLVPSKNKRNRVGPPEVGDWEKAKVFVEFLRVFYDVTLRVSASLHPTVHTTFHDVITMEKNIENMFLAPEIASGSETEKILMDMAANMRSRWLKYYGSFHEINHMIIIGLVLDARFKLKNVTHIFQT